From one Lolium rigidum isolate FL_2022 chromosome 4, APGP_CSIRO_Lrig_0.1, whole genome shotgun sequence genomic stretch:
- the LOC124706256 gene encoding phosphatidylglycerophosphate phosphatase PTPMT1-like: MRIEEFHGGSGGGGGDGGGGGGGELQLRREDGWELKLRAEDAADEVQGEEGGARAIVRAAFDAKRAAVGVGARMLFYPTLAYNVVRNQFEPHFHWWDQVDEHVLLGAVPFPSDVSRLQKLGVCGVVTLNESYERLVPKPLYEAHGIENLVLPTRDYLYAPSLDNLCKAVDFIHRNASCGKLTYVHCKAGRGRSTTVVLCYLVQYKQMTPAGAFEHVRSCRPRVLLASAQWKAVQEFYQLRVKKTVKPSCLDKPIIKSPSPVFLATGNLITFDEKTFVMVSESDLEGYNADTLAVNMGSDLWEISLVYRVQFASQAAFAGFSYLWLQCRAQKDKEALAESMGSESCSLEAEQPANGHPCLLQGVVVNP, translated from the exons ATGCGAATCGAGGAGTTTCACGGcggttccggcggcggcggtggggatggtggtggtggaggtggtggggaGCTGCAGCTGCGCCGGGAGGATGGCTGGGAGCTGAAGCTGCGTGCCGAGGATGCCGCCGATGAGGTGCAGGGAGAAGAAGGCGGGGCGAGGGCGATCGTGCGCGCGGCTTTCGACGCCAAGCGCGCGGCGGTGGGCGTCGGCGCAAGGATGCTCTTCTACCCCACGCTGGCGTACAACGTCGTCAGGAACCAGTTCGAGCCTCACTTCCACTGGTGGGATCAGGTCGACGAG CATGTGCTGCTTGGCGCGGTTCCATTCCCGAGCGATGTTTCGCGGCTACAGAAGCTTGGAGTTTGCGGTGTCGTCACGCTAAACGAGTCGTATGAGAGGCTCGTTCCCAAGCCATTGTATGAG GCTCATGGGATTGAAAACCTGGTGCTACCAACTCGTGACTACCTTTATGCGCCTTCATTAGACAACCTATGCAAGGCTGTTGACTTCATCCACC gaaatgcttcatgtggtaaactgACCTATGTTCACTGCAAAGCTGGACGGGGACGTAGCACCACAGTTGTGCTTTGCTACTTG GTTCAGTACAAGCAAATGACACCTGCTGGAGCTTTTGAACATGTACGGTCATGCAGGCCAAGGGTTTTATTGGCTTCAGCACAATGGAAA GCTGTCCAGGAATTCTACCAGCTAAGAGTGAAGAAAACTGTTAAGCCCAGTTGCCTGGACAAACCAATCATCAAGTCCCCGTCTCCAGTGTTCCTTGCCACTGGCAACCTCATCACTTTTGATGAGAAGACATTTGTGATGGTCTCAGAATCAGACCTAGAAGGGTACAATGCGGATACCTTGGCAGTTAACATGGGCAGTGACTTGTGGGAAATAAGCTTAGTATACCGCGTGCAGTTTGCCAGCCAGGCAGCATTTGCAGGGTTTTCATACCTGTGGTTGCAGTGCCGTGCCCAGAAGGACAAGGAGGCACTTGCCGAGAGCATGGGGAGTGAGAGCTGCTCTCTTGAGGCGGAGCAGCCTGCCAATGGTCACCCCTGTCTACTTCAAGGTGTGGTGGTTAATCCATGA
- the LOC124706257 gene encoding transcription factor MYBS2-like, which yields MEEVAEKKAVVFRLFGVEVHGEAAAAEEEDEEQFMELKKSTSMPNLTSIAPLLLPGEASNDKGYASDDEGHGSTPQLKRRRRKAHERKKGIPWTEEEHRKFLDGLKQLGKGDWRGISKNFVTTRTATQVASHAQKYFLRQTNPGKKKRRASLFDVGIVAGHSYDDQLPSPQSIGTKPAPAEEILHTDRGDVHVPSYAGFMRANNMQVDQLTNHVMKRSKFSAGMSLAAMAASGLELAMASSASILELSIAPPHRSTIGGIKAL from the exons ATGGAGGAGGTGGCCGAGAAGAAGGCAGTGGTCTTCAGGCTGTTCGGCGTCGAGGTCCACGGCGAGGCAGCGGCggcagaggaagaggatgaagagcagTTCATGGAGCTCAAGAAGAGCACCAGCATGCCTAACCTCACCTCCATCGCCCCGCTGCTGCTGCCCGGTGAGGCCAGCAACGACAAGGGCTACGCCTCCGACGACGAGGGGCACGGGTCCACGCCGCAGctcaagcgccgccgccgcaagGCGCACGAACGGAAGAAAG GGATTCCATGGACCGAGGAGGAGCACAGGAAGTTCCTGGATGGGCTGAAGCAGCTGGGCAAAGGGGACTGGAGAGGCATCTCCAAGAACTTCGTCACCACCAGGACGGCCACGCAGGTGGCCAGCCACGCCCAGAAGTACTTCCTCCGGCAGACCAACCCCGGCAAGAAGAAGCGCCGGGCCAGCCTCTTCGACGTCGGCATCGTCGCGGGCCACAGCTACGATGATCAG CTGCCAAGTCCTCAGAGTATTGGAACCAAGCCTGCTCCTGCTGAGGAGATACTCCATACCGACCGTGGCGATGTTCAT GTACCAAGTTATGCTGGATTCATGAGGGCCAACAACATGCAG GTTGATCAACTAACTAACCATGTGATGAAACGATCAAAGTTTTCCGCCGGTATGTcgctcgccgccatggccgcctccggGCTGGAGCTGGCGATGGCTTCATCCGCCAGCATCCTGGAGCTCAGCATCGCGCCTCCTCATCGCAGCACCATCGGCGGCATCAAGGCGCTGTGA